A stretch of Myxococcus hansupus DNA encodes these proteins:
- the lon gene encoding endopeptidase La → MSDEKKKGTAASAMPTAMAPPGLINKEDIPQVLPILPLRNSVFFPGGVLPLAVGRQKTIALIKDAVRDDQVIGVVTQRRAEEEDPGAADLYTMGTVARIVKLLKMGEDNYSLVVQGLARFRVVELVQEAPYLKARVDAVEDKTSSENVEVEALGINLKKLAREVIELMPELPAAATELVESITHPGHLADLIAANVDVPIEEKQAVLETVDLKARMKLVLELLNRKREILKLSNKIDSAVKGEMSKTQREYYLRQQLKAIKEELGEMGEEEEELDELQERLKKANLPPDVEKVANKELNRLKTIPAASSEYTVARTYLDWIADLPWAKLSEDNLDIENARQQLDKDHFGIKKVKKRILEYLAVRKLKNDMRGPILCLVGPPGVGKTSLGQSVAKATGRKFVRLSLGGVRDEAEIRGHRRTYVGALPGRFIQSMKKAGTKNPVMMLDEIDKLGADFRGDPSAALLEVLDPEQNNTFSDHYLDVPFDLSKVMFVATANQLDPIPGPLRDRMEIIELTGYTFEEKQSIARIHLVPKQLKEHGLSPDHIDITDEALLTLTTAYTREAGVRNLERRIADICRAVAVEVAGGKTEKQNINADRVKEILGPEMFYSEVAERTEVPGVATGLAWTAAGGDLLFIEATKMAGKGGMTLTGQLGDVMKESATAALSYLRSKAEQLGISPNFLEKTDLHLHFPAGSIPKDGPSAGVTILTALTSLLTGIRVRHDTAMTGEATLRGLVLPVGGIKEKVLAAHRAGIKRVILPERCRKDLIDVPDQARNELEFIFVTHMDDVLKAALETPPVGVAGTPGGEPGKEAPLPKPAESSPEVRA, encoded by the coding sequence ATGTCCGATGAGAAGAAGAAGGGCACCGCTGCGAGCGCCATGCCCACCGCGATGGCCCCTCCGGGGCTCATCAACAAGGAAGACATCCCCCAGGTGCTTCCCATCCTCCCCCTGCGCAACAGTGTCTTCTTCCCGGGCGGCGTGCTCCCTCTGGCCGTCGGCCGTCAGAAGACCATTGCCCTGATCAAGGACGCGGTGCGGGACGACCAGGTCATCGGCGTCGTCACCCAGCGCCGCGCCGAGGAAGAGGATCCCGGCGCCGCCGACCTCTACACCATGGGGACGGTCGCCCGCATCGTGAAGCTCCTGAAGATGGGCGAGGACAACTACTCGCTCGTGGTGCAGGGGCTCGCTCGCTTCCGCGTGGTGGAGCTGGTCCAGGAGGCGCCCTACCTCAAGGCCCGCGTGGACGCCGTCGAGGACAAGACCTCTTCGGAGAACGTGGAAGTCGAAGCGCTGGGCATCAACCTCAAGAAGCTGGCGCGCGAGGTCATCGAGCTGATGCCCGAGCTGCCCGCCGCGGCCACCGAGCTGGTGGAGAGCATCACCCACCCCGGCCACCTGGCGGACCTCATCGCCGCCAACGTGGACGTGCCCATTGAAGAGAAGCAGGCCGTCCTCGAGACGGTGGACCTCAAGGCCCGGATGAAGCTCGTGCTCGAGCTGCTCAACCGGAAGCGGGAGATCCTCAAGCTCTCCAACAAGATCGACTCCGCCGTGAAGGGCGAGATGTCGAAGACGCAGCGCGAGTACTACCTGCGCCAGCAGCTCAAGGCCATCAAGGAAGAGCTGGGGGAGATGGGCGAGGAGGAGGAGGAGCTCGACGAGCTGCAGGAGCGCCTGAAGAAGGCCAACCTGCCGCCCGACGTGGAGAAGGTCGCCAACAAGGAGCTCAACCGCCTCAAGACGATTCCGGCGGCCTCCAGCGAGTACACCGTCGCGCGCACCTACCTGGATTGGATCGCCGACCTGCCGTGGGCGAAGCTCTCCGAGGACAACCTCGACATCGAGAACGCGCGCCAGCAGCTCGACAAGGATCACTTCGGCATCAAGAAGGTGAAGAAGCGCATCCTGGAGTACCTGGCCGTCCGCAAGCTGAAGAACGACATGCGCGGCCCCATCCTGTGCCTCGTCGGTCCGCCGGGCGTCGGCAAGACGTCGCTGGGCCAGAGCGTGGCCAAGGCCACCGGCCGCAAGTTCGTGCGCCTGTCCCTGGGCGGCGTGCGCGACGAGGCGGAGATCCGCGGTCACCGCCGCACCTACGTGGGCGCCCTCCCCGGCCGCTTCATCCAGAGCATGAAGAAGGCCGGCACGAAGAACCCGGTCATGATGCTGGACGAGATCGACAAGCTGGGCGCCGACTTCCGTGGCGACCCGAGCGCGGCGCTCCTCGAGGTGCTGGATCCGGAGCAGAACAACACGTTCAGCGACCACTACCTCGACGTGCCGTTCGACCTGTCCAAGGTCATGTTCGTCGCCACGGCGAACCAGCTCGACCCCATCCCCGGTCCACTGCGTGACCGCATGGAGATCATCGAGCTGACGGGCTACACCTTCGAGGAGAAGCAGAGCATCGCTCGCATCCACCTGGTGCCCAAGCAGCTCAAGGAGCACGGTCTCAGCCCGGACCACATCGACATCACCGACGAGGCGCTGCTCACGCTGACCACCGCGTACACGCGCGAGGCCGGTGTGCGTAACCTCGAGCGCCGCATCGCGGACATCTGCCGTGCGGTGGCCGTGGAAGTGGCCGGCGGGAAGACGGAGAAGCAGAACATCAACGCCGACCGGGTGAAGGAGATCCTCGGGCCTGAGATGTTCTACTCGGAAGTGGCCGAGCGCACGGAAGTCCCGGGCGTTGCCACGGGTCTGGCCTGGACGGCGGCGGGCGGCGACCTGCTCTTCATCGAGGCGACGAAGATGGCGGGCAAGGGCGGCATGACGCTCACCGGCCAGCTCGGCGACGTGATGAAGGAGAGCGCCACGGCGGCGCTGAGCTACCTGCGCAGCAAGGCGGAGCAGCTCGGCATCAGCCCGAACTTCCTGGAGAAGACGGACCTGCACCTGCACTTCCCGGCGGGCTCCATTCCGAAGGACGGTCCTTCCGCGGGTGTCACCATCCTCACCGCGCTCACCAGCCTGCTGACGGGCATCCGGGTGCGGCACGACACGGCGATGACGGGCGAGGCCACGCTGCGGGGTCTGGTCCTGCCGGTGGGTGGCATCAAGGAGAAGGTGCTGGCGGCGCACCGGGCGGGCATCAAGCGGGTCATCCTGCCCGAGCGGTGCCGCAAGGACCTCATCGACGTGCCGGACCAGGCGCGCAACGAGCTGGAGTTCATCTTCGTCACGCACATGGACGACGTGCTCAAGGCCGCGCTGGAGACGCCTCCCGTGGGCGTCGCGGGCACCCCGGGCGGCGAGCCGGGCAAGGAGGCTCCCCTGCCGAAGCCGGCCGAGTCCTCTCCCGAGGTCCGAGCCTAG
- a CDS encoding vWA domain-containing protein, with translation MKLRHCAPLLLVPSLLWTSCRSPVDEPGSNLPGKCESESPVIAPQKTDILFVIDNSGSMEEEQAAIATELPAFLEALKEGSGVSQDFRVGVITTSVYRLARFQGRESFIEYNRESGRLQPVPDAAGNPTDERFIDGTDPYVLEKFRRLVIQGTDGSGQETPLEAVRLAVSEPLVSTALSAGGNAGFLRDGARLLVAVVTDEEDCSTMARPPPVWVSDDTSIDNCSEQSHLLTPVEEYFNLFQQLRDSNGASRQVLWATIGPVALSDKRAELIRDVTPDGTFVRNVDCPTSFGPGHRQRAMAESFDRSLDNLDSICRDNYRDTLLRIAELATVAQSIEVVNLPDARLVQVELTRADDSVSRCSVAGGDLRYEASTERYPARLFFQSSCLRRADDKKVEVKVLCAG, from the coding sequence ATGAAGCTCCGCCACTGCGCCCCCTTGCTGCTGGTTCCGTCCCTGCTGTGGACGTCGTGCCGGTCGCCCGTCGACGAGCCCGGCTCCAACCTCCCTGGCAAGTGTGAGAGCGAGTCGCCCGTCATCGCGCCGCAGAAGACGGACATCCTCTTCGTCATCGACAACTCGGGCTCCATGGAAGAGGAGCAGGCCGCCATCGCCACGGAGCTGCCGGCGTTCCTGGAGGCGCTGAAGGAAGGCAGCGGCGTCTCGCAGGACTTCCGGGTGGGCGTCATCACGACGTCCGTGTACCGGCTCGCCAGGTTCCAGGGGCGGGAGAGCTTCATCGAGTACAACCGGGAATCGGGCCGGCTGCAGCCTGTCCCCGACGCGGCGGGCAACCCCACCGACGAGCGCTTCATCGACGGCACGGATCCGTACGTGCTGGAGAAGTTCCGCCGGCTGGTGATCCAGGGCACGGATGGCAGCGGGCAGGAGACGCCGCTCGAGGCGGTCCGACTGGCTGTCTCGGAGCCCCTGGTTTCGACCGCGCTGTCGGCGGGCGGCAACGCCGGGTTCCTCCGCGACGGCGCGCGGCTGCTGGTGGCGGTGGTGACGGACGAGGAGGACTGCAGCACCATGGCGCGGCCTCCTCCGGTCTGGGTGTCCGACGACACGTCCATCGACAACTGCAGCGAGCAGTCGCACCTGCTCACGCCTGTCGAGGAGTACTTCAACCTGTTCCAGCAGCTCCGGGATTCGAACGGTGCTTCGCGCCAGGTGCTCTGGGCCACGATTGGTCCGGTGGCGCTGTCCGACAAGCGGGCGGAGCTGATCCGCGACGTCACGCCCGACGGGACCTTCGTGCGCAACGTCGACTGCCCGACGTCCTTCGGGCCTGGCCACCGCCAGCGCGCGATGGCGGAGTCGTTTGACCGGAGCCTCGACAACCTGGACTCCATCTGCCGGGACAACTACCGCGACACGCTGCTGCGCATCGCGGAGCTGGCCACGGTGGCGCAGAGCATCGAAGTGGTGAACCTGCCCGACGCCCGGTTGGTCCAGGTGGAGTTGACGCGCGCGGATGACTCGGTGTCGCGGTGCTCCGTGGCCGGGGGCGACCTGCGCTACGAGGCGTCCACGGAGCGGTATCCGGCCCGCCTGTTCTTCCAGTCGAGCTGCCTGCGCCGCGCGGACGACAAGAAGGTGGAAGTGAAGGTCCTCTGCGCGGGCTGA
- a CDS encoding FHA domain-containing protein: MVSVNQLRPFASASLDAFRAASGPVALIQPPVELAAQVHGSLASRTVGMAHRAHMDERLLAMLRDFDNLEVHFLQPSVDGEELTVGRTEDCDLMVPDPSVSQHHATLRWNATRGGFSVRDAESMNGTFINGAPLAYRAQVQLQDGDTLAFGDAQFLYLRAETVYEHLRLASPKRAP, translated from the coding sequence ATGGTGTCCGTGAATCAGCTCCGCCCCTTCGCGAGTGCCTCGCTGGACGCGTTCCGGGCTGCGTCCGGTCCGGTGGCCCTCATCCAGCCGCCCGTGGAGCTCGCCGCCCAGGTCCACGGCAGCCTGGCGTCGCGCACCGTCGGCATGGCCCACCGCGCGCACATGGATGAGCGGCTGCTCGCCATGCTCCGCGACTTCGACAACCTGGAGGTCCACTTCCTCCAGCCCTCCGTGGACGGCGAGGAGTTGACGGTCGGCCGCACCGAGGACTGCGATCTGATGGTGCCCGACCCCTCCGTGTCCCAGCACCACGCCACCCTGCGGTGGAACGCCACCCGAGGCGGCTTCTCCGTGCGCGACGCCGAGTCCATGAACGGCACCTTCATCAACGGCGCCCCATTGGCCTACCGCGCCCAGGTGCAGCTCCAGGACGGAGACACCCTGGCCTTCGGCGACGCCCAGTTCCTCTACCTGCGCGCGGAGACCGTCTACGAACACCTGCGCCTGGCGAGCCCGAAGCGGGCGCCCTGA
- a CDS encoding Y-family DNA polymerase, translating to MRRAYLHLTRFPVQRRVVESPELAGRPFVLVEAVRGQRRVAFASTSALRAGVRPGMTLTAATALEPVLRHFDYRPEEELRALTALGEALLPLAPGFQLCAPDGLWLDAGAAHLCGGEEALGTRMLALCSELGYRAHVVVAEEAFTSRAVARHGARRVEVVASGESARALAPLPLSALEVRDSAATLFSALGFTTLGDVAALPAGAVVARAGAAGTRVQARCRGEDDTPFVPAVLESVLEERVVLDFPAESFEPLRFALKTLMDRLGARLSGRGRAAVRLTFTLKLDPTGHRSVTLTLARPTARAKLLHELARHRLEELRLENPVAEVSARVDEHSEDAGQQLVLGDTPEGDAALEVVLSRLATTLGEESLFSAGLEAVHRPEAAHGTRAFRPPEARRGLSADLLEGHARAAPGAGAVVRERPSRLLAEPACLDAEVAASGRLLAARMGGRRHRVTALAGPERLGGEWWSETPFQRDYYRVHFEGLGPAWVFRDGRDGRFYLQGLFD from the coding sequence ATGCGCAGGGCCTATCTGCACCTCACCCGCTTCCCGGTGCAGCGCCGGGTGGTGGAGTCGCCGGAGCTGGCGGGACGTCCCTTCGTCCTGGTGGAGGCGGTGCGTGGCCAGCGTCGGGTGGCCTTCGCCTCCACCTCGGCGTTGCGCGCGGGGGTGCGCCCGGGGATGACGTTGACGGCGGCCACCGCGCTGGAGCCGGTGCTGCGGCACTTTGACTACCGACCGGAGGAGGAGCTGCGCGCGTTGACGGCGCTGGGCGAGGCGCTGCTCCCGCTGGCGCCGGGCTTCCAGCTCTGCGCGCCGGACGGGCTTTGGTTGGACGCTGGCGCCGCGCACCTCTGCGGGGGCGAGGAGGCGCTGGGCACGCGGATGTTGGCGCTGTGCTCCGAGCTGGGTTACCGGGCGCACGTGGTGGTGGCGGAGGAGGCCTTCACCTCGCGCGCGGTGGCGCGGCATGGCGCGCGACGGGTGGAGGTGGTGGCCTCGGGAGAGAGCGCGCGGGCGCTGGCGCCGCTGCCCTTGTCCGCGCTGGAGGTCCGTGACAGCGCGGCCACGTTGTTCTCCGCGCTGGGATTCACCACGTTGGGGGACGTGGCGGCGCTGCCCGCGGGCGCGGTGGTGGCGCGGGCCGGTGCCGCCGGTACACGTGTCCAGGCGCGCTGCCGGGGCGAGGACGACACGCCCTTCGTGCCCGCGGTGCTGGAGTCCGTGCTGGAGGAGCGCGTGGTGCTGGACTTCCCCGCGGAGTCCTTCGAGCCGCTGCGCTTCGCGCTCAAGACGTTGATGGACCGGTTGGGCGCGCGCTTGTCCGGGCGGGGCCGCGCGGCGGTGCGGCTCACCTTCACCTTGAAGCTGGACCCCACGGGCCACCGGAGCGTGACGCTGACGCTGGCGCGCCCCACCGCGCGGGCGAAGCTGCTGCATGAGCTGGCGCGGCACCGGCTGGAGGAGCTGCGGCTGGAGAACCCGGTGGCGGAGGTGTCCGCCCGGGTGGACGAGCACTCCGAGGACGCGGGGCAGCAGCTCGTGCTGGGGGATACGCCGGAAGGCGACGCGGCGTTGGAGGTGGTTCTGTCCCGGCTGGCGACGACGTTGGGGGAGGAGTCGCTGTTCTCCGCGGGGCTGGAGGCGGTCCACCGGCCCGAGGCGGCGCATGGCACCCGGGCCTTCCGGCCTCCCGAGGCCCGGCGGGGATTGTCCGCGGACCTCCTGGAGGGCCATGCCCGTGCGGCGCCGGGGGCCGGAGCCGTCGTGCGTGAGCGGCCCTCCCGGCTGTTGGCGGAGCCCGCGTGTCTGGACGCGGAGGTGGCGGCGTCTGGCCGGCTGCTGGCCGCGCGCATGGGGGGACGGCGGCACCGCGTGACGGCGTTGGCGGGCCCGGAGCGGCTGGGCGGGGAGTGGTGGTCCGAGACGCCCTTCCAGCGGGATTACTACCGCGTCCACTTCGAGGGACTGGGGCCGGCCTGGGTGTTCCGGGACGGACGCGATGGACGTTTCTACCTCCAGGGACTGTTCGACTGA
- a CDS encoding conserved repeat domain protein encodes MNREFENPNRSLGLCFSALILGTSLMGWVGCSRTDSESSQLSETPEPKWSESSYSSEADGGPCDQDNCPSFRNTAVFPTGMSADAGWFGAPNRRAVGDFTGDRRDGGFDDIVYFGNEGEILLLRGTGDGFVSEGDTLTGLTMALGWFGHPERRLVGDFNADGKDDIAFFANNGDVTIWKSTGNGFVHGGVFPTPFTFADGWFDHPERRATGNFDADGGTDIVYFDADGNVRVWGFGPDGFSQRSETDVALDVDAGWFGHWGRRLVGRFHDEHPGDDIAFFSNDGVVQLWASTAIGFQYVGETETGLTLESGWFSAPGRRLVGDFNGDGLSDFAAFDGSGSIGVWLGTGRGFAYAGSTKSPHGGATWFSAPEQRLAGQFSGDDRTDLAFIDESIHLWRAGHLLLDAPIRSGTQGIVPLHMQESYSNEDVILHMPRIFRSFINGSSASYTDPLIYPQEQKGRYFISTLGSAGAVNAADNEIRTGDFPGTGREEPQKLEFDERSFLHTTDPALLMAVSDGASKIVVTWQHDRRIGRQDPVLGVYGIPSTASAPATYEVHRYVGAVDMSTADWWELVPFSLWQSGIADAPESLLVEDNAPPSVGSTVCYQVKTSQAGLARPYSLPACITHTGSASPTFRLVAANTEVQGGTAVTSHPHWSRLSCPYTDSEGLARYAVTADVSVALRVPSTFNPASYTFKLVRYGLINYQIFGRISDDTTLSVDGSQLASGILRLHAEDREFLTCPMRHVPNGKEAIIYRVEATRHVLGTEIPAGWFPSISEYLSTRFHNRIGDRFWNGDNTNPASSHWQSQMSLVVEEAEVQGYNTIFLDEFRPEKPCINSPKGANHEAPAVEYERFCQNLGQPNAEDAWSLALEKFGLGLQTRHPNMRFIGNAIVHEAPEDPVSARISRGIDTALSEIHGGMFEGCFWSGPEQPLGSTWRAHLDEVADQHQRGKSVLCFPAIHNMYDLEISEKFRLFSLASFLLAYEPLGERMWLGLWDFNPTWAQPVGGPRNYLNEFPEYALRLGDALGPHVAVAGHSEFVRMRSFEHGVVYVNAADTPALISLPNNRVLMKLGLSRIEVGPRCLANNICAGAGSCFGRNEGEFCDHAPAWSNGRVLFEEAASQTLIPPGAGVLLFDKEHFSRVD; translated from the coding sequence ATGAATCGCGAGTTCGAAAATCCCAACAGAAGCCTTGGGCTGTGTTTTTCGGCATTGATTCTGGGAACGTCGTTGATGGGCTGGGTGGGGTGTTCACGAACGGATTCTGAGTCCTCGCAGTTGTCTGAGACGCCCGAACCCAAGTGGTCGGAGTCCTCCTATTCCTCGGAGGCGGATGGTGGCCCATGCGACCAGGACAACTGTCCGAGTTTCCGGAATACGGCGGTTTTCCCAACCGGCATGAGCGCGGATGCGGGCTGGTTTGGGGCGCCCAACCGGCGCGCCGTGGGGGATTTCACGGGAGACAGGCGCGACGGGGGATTCGACGACATCGTCTATTTTGGCAATGAAGGCGAAATCCTCCTCCTACGGGGCACGGGAGATGGGTTCGTGAGTGAGGGAGATACGCTCACGGGGTTGACGATGGCCTTGGGATGGTTTGGTCATCCGGAGCGCCGGCTCGTCGGCGATTTCAATGCCGATGGGAAGGACGACATCGCATTCTTCGCCAACAACGGTGACGTCACAATCTGGAAATCCACGGGTAACGGTTTTGTCCATGGGGGCGTTTTCCCCACGCCCTTCACGTTCGCGGATGGCTGGTTCGACCATCCTGAGCGGAGAGCGACTGGAAACTTCGACGCGGATGGAGGAACGGACATCGTTTACTTCGATGCCGATGGAAACGTTCGTGTTTGGGGATTCGGGCCTGATGGGTTTTCTCAGCGTTCGGAGACGGATGTGGCCCTGGATGTGGACGCTGGCTGGTTTGGGCATTGGGGCCGCCGCCTCGTTGGCCGCTTTCATGATGAACACCCCGGTGATGATATTGCGTTTTTTTCCAATGACGGGGTGGTGCAGCTATGGGCCTCCACCGCCATTGGCTTCCAGTACGTGGGCGAAACAGAGACAGGGCTGACACTTGAGTCAGGCTGGTTCAGCGCCCCGGGGCGTCGGCTCGTCGGTGACTTCAACGGGGACGGCCTGTCGGACTTCGCGGCCTTCGACGGGAGTGGCAGCATTGGGGTTTGGCTGGGCACGGGACGTGGATTTGCCTACGCCGGGAGTACGAAGTCGCCGCATGGTGGCGCAACCTGGTTCTCGGCCCCTGAGCAGCGCCTCGCGGGTCAGTTCAGTGGTGACGACCGCACCGACCTGGCGTTCATCGACGAGAGCATCCACCTCTGGCGCGCGGGCCATCTTCTCTTGGACGCCCCGATTCGAAGCGGGACGCAAGGCATCGTGCCGCTGCACATGCAGGAGAGCTACAGCAATGAGGACGTCATTCTGCACATGCCCCGAATCTTCCGGTCGTTCATCAATGGGAGTTCCGCGAGCTACACGGACCCGTTGATCTATCCACAGGAGCAGAAGGGGCGTTACTTCATCTCCACGCTGGGAAGCGCCGGAGCAGTCAACGCGGCGGACAATGAAATCCGCACCGGAGATTTTCCTGGGACGGGGCGAGAAGAGCCGCAGAAGCTGGAGTTCGACGAGCGCAGCTTCCTCCACACGACGGATCCAGCGCTGTTGATGGCTGTCAGTGATGGCGCTTCGAAGATTGTCGTGACGTGGCAACATGACCGGAGAATCGGACGGCAAGATCCGGTGCTGGGCGTGTATGGAATCCCGTCGACGGCGAGCGCGCCCGCGACCTACGAGGTCCACCGGTACGTGGGCGCCGTGGACATGAGCACCGCGGACTGGTGGGAGCTGGTCCCATTCTCTCTATGGCAGTCCGGTATCGCGGATGCGCCCGAGTCGTTGCTGGTCGAGGACAACGCTCCCCCCTCTGTGGGATCGACAGTCTGCTACCAGGTGAAGACCTCCCAAGCCGGACTCGCGCGGCCATATTCCCTGCCCGCCTGCATCACTCATACGGGATCCGCCTCGCCGACGTTCAGATTGGTCGCCGCGAATACCGAGGTTCAGGGAGGGACCGCGGTGACGTCGCACCCTCATTGGAGCCGATTGTCATGCCCCTATACCGATTCCGAGGGGCTCGCTCGCTACGCGGTCACCGCGGACGTGTCGGTTGCGCTGCGCGTGCCTTCCACCTTCAATCCGGCGAGCTACACTTTCAAGCTTGTTCGATACGGGCTGATCAATTACCAAATCTTCGGCCGGATCTCCGATGACACGACGCTGAGTGTGGATGGCTCTCAACTGGCCTCCGGCATTCTTCGACTCCACGCGGAGGATCGGGAGTTCTTGACCTGCCCCATGCGGCATGTCCCGAACGGCAAAGAGGCGATCATCTACCGGGTTGAGGCGACACGCCACGTGCTTGGGACGGAGATTCCCGCCGGGTGGTTCCCGTCCATCTCCGAGTATCTTTCGACGCGATTCCACAACCGGATCGGGGATCGTTTCTGGAACGGTGACAATACGAACCCCGCGAGCAGTCATTGGCAAAGCCAGATGTCGCTGGTCGTCGAGGAGGCCGAGGTCCAAGGCTACAACACCATCTTCCTGGATGAGTTTCGTCCCGAGAAGCCATGCATCAACTCGCCCAAGGGGGCCAATCACGAGGCACCCGCTGTTGAGTACGAACGCTTCTGTCAGAATCTGGGCCAGCCGAACGCGGAGGACGCCTGGTCCCTGGCGCTCGAAAAGTTTGGACTGGGCCTCCAGACACGTCATCCCAACATGCGATTCATCGGGAACGCCATTGTTCACGAAGCGCCTGAAGATCCAGTGAGCGCCCGTATTTCGCGCGGCATCGACACGGCCTTGTCGGAGATTCACGGCGGCATGTTCGAAGGGTGCTTCTGGTCGGGGCCTGAGCAACCGCTGGGGAGCACCTGGCGAGCGCACCTCGATGAGGTCGCCGATCAGCACCAGCGTGGAAAGTCGGTCCTGTGTTTCCCCGCCATTCACAACATGTACGACTTGGAGATCAGCGAGAAGTTCCGTTTGTTCTCCCTGGCTTCGTTCCTCCTCGCGTACGAGCCGCTGGGGGAGCGCATGTGGCTGGGGCTCTGGGATTTCAACCCCACATGGGCGCAGCCGGTGGGCGGCCCGAGGAACTATCTCAATGAGTTTCCCGAGTACGCACTGAGGCTTGGAGACGCATTGGGGCCTCACGTCGCGGTCGCGGGCCATTCCGAGTTCGTTCGCATGCGCTCGTTTGAACACGGCGTGGTGTACGTCAATGCAGCCGATACGCCCGCGCTCATTTCCCTCCCGAACAACCGGGTGCTGATGAAGCTGGGCCTCTCGCGTATCGAGGTGGGCCCCCGATGCCTCGCGAACAATATCTGCGCGGGGGCGGGGTCCTGCTTCGGGCGGAACGAGGGCGAGTTTTGTGATCATGCCCCCGCGTGGTCCAACGGGCGGGTCCTGTTCGAGGAGGCCGCCTCGCAGACGTTGATTCCGCCCGGGGCAGGGGTGCTGCTCTTCGACAAGGAGCACTTCTCCCGCGTGGATTAG
- a CDS encoding N-acetylmuramoyl-L-alanine amidase family protein, with product MPKTSSLLGLGLLLLTGPAWASEPATVVPPPMWPAPGAPLTVAEVQFPKGFGKRRIYLDAGHGAEGNTGNKGVTCEDEEAFTLRVAEDLAKRLEATGHFQVRLSRKSGERVPYPARVTAAEQWRAHAMLSLHSDSRGAAMSWSPTPEQECLRQDAAPGFTVLWSESEEATALLQTGRAGLARALALRLGQAGFPPYDGVDYEGLYAIDAEQSGVFVAREPTHRKIFVLRKPRIPSVIIETHHALDFEEAARWREQRTLEAFAAAVAQGLVDALAPKVPAKTRASAPR from the coding sequence ATGCCAAAGACCTCCTCGTTGCTGGGCTTGGGGCTGCTCCTACTGACCGGGCCCGCCTGGGCCTCCGAGCCCGCCACCGTCGTTCCGCCGCCCATGTGGCCCGCGCCGGGCGCCCCGCTCACGGTGGCCGAGGTCCAGTTCCCCAAGGGCTTCGGGAAGCGGCGCATCTACCTGGACGCGGGCCACGGCGCGGAGGGGAACACCGGCAACAAGGGCGTCACCTGCGAGGACGAGGAGGCCTTCACCCTGCGCGTGGCGGAGGACCTCGCGAAGCGGCTGGAGGCCACGGGCCACTTCCAGGTGCGCCTGAGTCGCAAGTCCGGCGAGCGCGTCCCCTACCCCGCCCGCGTCACCGCCGCCGAGCAGTGGCGCGCGCACGCGATGCTCAGCCTGCACTCGGACTCGCGCGGCGCCGCGATGTCCTGGTCACCCACGCCGGAACAGGAGTGCCTCCGGCAGGACGCCGCGCCCGGGTTCACCGTGCTCTGGTCCGAGTCCGAGGAGGCCACCGCGCTGCTTCAGACGGGACGCGCGGGACTGGCCCGGGCCCTGGCGCTCAGGCTGGGACAGGCCGGGTTCCCGCCGTATGACGGCGTGGATTACGAGGGGCTCTACGCCATCGACGCCGAGCAGTCCGGCGTCTTCGTGGCCCGTGAGCCCACGCATCGGAAGATCTTCGTGCTGCGCAAGCCGCGCATCCCTTCCGTCATCATCGAGACCCACCACGCGCTCGACTTCGAGGAGGCCGCGCGCTGGCGCGAGCAACGTACCCTGGAGGCCTTCGCCGCCGCTGTGGCTCAGGGCCTGGTGGATGCGCTCGCACCGAAGGTCCCCGCCAAGACCCGCGCGTCCGCGCCGCGCTGA
- a CDS encoding ImuA family protein, which yields MSAAERQAEVGQGTGSVVEQLRERIRQLQAAPRRYLAVLRTGLEAVDALLPTGGLPLGQSVELCGEAASGRTSLALHAVAAAHREARLCAWVDGPRELYPPSAAALGVDLERLLIVRPKAPEQRIWAAVQLARSGAFACVVLDLTRGVSSSERACRVSPVEARKLADAAAKGGGLLLLLTSPEAPADGVLRLRTEARDAEGWSVEVVRSRQGGAGARAVLPWHSLYPSLGLEGGGRLLDVAEGLEDATPDFLRDTSGALRNGLGILGQRPGRDAPMPPMRHGLDAAFPPPAH from the coding sequence ATGAGCGCGGCGGAGCGGCAAGCGGAGGTGGGGCAGGGAACGGGCTCGGTCGTCGAGCAGCTCCGGGAGCGGATCCGCCAGTTGCAGGCGGCGCCCCGGCGCTACCTGGCGGTGTTGCGCACGGGCCTGGAGGCGGTGGACGCGCTGCTGCCCACGGGTGGCCTGCCGCTGGGCCAGTCGGTGGAGCTGTGCGGTGAGGCGGCCTCGGGGCGCACCAGCCTGGCGCTGCACGCGGTGGCGGCGGCGCATCGGGAAGCCCGGCTGTGTGCGTGGGTGGATGGCCCTCGGGAGCTCTACCCGCCGTCCGCCGCCGCGCTGGGCGTGGACCTGGAGCGGCTGCTCATCGTCCGGCCCAAGGCCCCGGAGCAGCGCATCTGGGCCGCGGTCCAACTGGCCCGCAGCGGGGCCTTCGCCTGTGTGGTGTTGGACCTGACGCGCGGGGTGTCGTCCAGTGAACGGGCCTGCCGGGTGTCTCCCGTGGAGGCGCGGAAGCTGGCGGACGCGGCGGCAAAGGGGGGCGGGCTGCTCCTGTTGCTCACCTCACCGGAGGCGCCCGCGGACGGAGTGCTGCGGCTGCGGACGGAGGCGCGGGACGCGGAGGGCTGGTCGGTGGAGGTGGTGCGCAGCCGGCAGGGCGGCGCGGGCGCGCGGGCGGTGCTGCCCTGGCATTCGCTGTACCCGTCGCTGGGGCTGGAGGGAGGCGGGCGGCTGCTGGACGTGGCGGAGGGGCTGGAGGACGCGACGCCCGACTTCCTGCGGGACACGTCCGGCGCGCTCCGCAACGGCCTGGGCATCCTGGGCCAGCGCCCTGGACGTGACGCGCCCATGCCGCCCATGCGCCATGGGTTGGACGCGGCCTTTCCGCCCCCGGCGCACTGA